The following coding sequences lie in one Thermomicrobium sp. 4228-Ro genomic window:
- a CDS encoding alpha/beta hydrolase family protein, giving the protein MARPVEIGDLAVLQLPSDAQIAPDGREVAYVLTTMDLEADRYRSAIWLVGRGGGPPRRFTQGPGRDLMPRWSPDGRFLAFLSDRSGTDQLWVIPRDGGEARQLTRFAEPVTAFEWAPEGERLVVVTRAVQPEGAPDTTSDVVRLTALRYRFDGQRGFLHERRSHLWLVRLADGQVQRLTDGDWDDDWPVWAPDGSAIVFISNRTDDREWNAASELWRLRLDASGRPIDVERLSGGRAAALGRPAWSPDGRWVTAVGHFESWAGSARHKRLWIVAPDGSEVRCITEQFDATLDDALLSDAFGPSRPGLAWSPDGRWVYAQVSQQGAVRLYRFPVDGGEPQCVLGGARRILDFSLSRDGQWIAATIADPSDPGSIWLLAADGSQAEQLVDPNRDWKEQVTLVEPEELWVPSPTDGRSIHAWLLRPQTAGERKVPLVLSIHGGPHAMYGWVYCHEFQVLASAGYAVVYANPRGSQGYGEAFLSCTRGAWGEADMPDLMAVVDAVVAQGWVDPERLGVCGGSYGGYMTNWIIGHTDRFKAAVSMRCVSDLLSMYGTSDIGVYFNEWEIGAAPWEDPERYRRLSPLTYAPDIRTPLLLLHAEEDWRCPIGQAEELFAWLRRLGRTVELVRFPGEGHNLTRSGRPRHRLEHLEHELRWFRTYLGG; this is encoded by the coding sequence ATGGCGCGACCGGTCGAAATCGGTGACCTCGCTGTTCTGCAGCTTCCGAGCGATGCGCAGATCGCACCCGACGGGCGCGAGGTGGCCTATGTCCTGACCACGATGGACCTCGAGGCCGACCGCTACCGTTCGGCGATCTGGCTCGTTGGTAGAGGAGGTGGGCCGCCGCGTCGCTTCACGCAGGGGCCAGGGCGCGATCTCATGCCGCGCTGGTCACCGGATGGGCGCTTCCTCGCCTTCCTTTCCGATCGCTCGGGTACTGACCAGTTGTGGGTCATCCCGCGCGATGGTGGTGAAGCGCGCCAGCTCACCCGGTTCGCTGAGCCGGTCACGGCGTTCGAATGGGCTCCGGAGGGAGAGCGTCTCGTCGTCGTGACGCGTGCAGTGCAGCCGGAAGGCGCACCGGATACGACCTCGGACGTGGTGCGCCTGACAGCGCTCCGCTACCGGTTCGATGGCCAACGGGGATTCTTGCACGAGCGGCGGAGCCACCTCTGGCTCGTGCGTCTTGCGGACGGTCAGGTGCAACGGCTGACCGACGGAGACTGGGACGACGACTGGCCGGTGTGGGCGCCGGATGGCTCGGCGATCGTCTTCATCTCGAACCGCACCGATGACCGGGAGTGGAATGCTGCGAGCGAATTGTGGCGGCTGCGCCTGGACGCGAGCGGCCGGCCGATCGATGTCGAGCGACTGTCCGGTGGTCGGGCGGCTGCGCTCGGCCGTCCGGCCTGGTCACCCGATGGTCGCTGGGTGACTGCTGTCGGTCACTTCGAGTCGTGGGCTGGCTCGGCTCGGCACAAGCGTCTGTGGATCGTTGCACCCGACGGAAGCGAGGTGCGCTGTATCACCGAGCAGTTCGACGCGACCCTGGACGACGCTCTCTTGTCCGATGCGTTCGGGCCGTCACGGCCAGGTCTGGCGTGGTCGCCGGACGGCCGGTGGGTGTATGCCCAGGTGAGCCAGCAGGGTGCCGTGCGGCTCTACCGGTTTCCGGTCGATGGCGGCGAACCGCAGTGTGTTCTGGGCGGTGCCCGCCGGATTCTGGACTTCAGCCTGAGTCGCGACGGACAGTGGATCGCAGCGACGATCGCCGACCCAAGCGATCCTGGCTCGATCTGGCTACTCGCTGCGGATGGTAGCCAAGCTGAGCAGCTGGTCGATCCGAACCGCGACTGGAAGGAGCAGGTCACGCTGGTCGAACCGGAGGAGCTGTGGGTTCCGAGCCCGACGGACGGCCGGTCGATCCACGCGTGGCTCTTGCGCCCGCAGACGGCGGGCGAACGCAAAGTACCACTGGTCTTGTCGATCCACGGTGGCCCGCACGCCATGTACGGCTGGGTGTACTGCCACGAGTTCCAGGTGTTGGCGTCCGCTGGGTACGCAGTCGTGTACGCCAACCCGCGGGGTAGCCAAGGATACGGGGAAGCGTTCTTGTCGTGCACGCGGGGTGCCTGGGGCGAGGCGGACATGCCCGATCTCATGGCGGTCGTCGATGCCGTAGTTGCACAGGGCTGGGTCGATCCGGAGCGATTGGGTGTCTGCGGTGGTTCCTACGGTGGATACATGACCAACTGGATTATCGGGCATACCGATCGTTTCAAGGCGGCAGTCTCGATGCGGTGCGTTTCCGATCTCCTGAGCATGTACGGGACGAGCGATATCGGCGTCTATTTCAACGAGTGGGAGATCGGTGCTGCTCCATGGGAAGATCCGGAGCGTTACCGGCGTCTCTCACCGCTCACGTACGCTCCCGATATCCGGACGCCGCTGCTCTTGCTCCATGCCGAGGAGGACTGGCGTTGTCCGATCGGGCAAGCGGAGGAGTTGTTCGCCTGGTTGCGACGGCTCGGGCGGACGGTCGAACTCGTCCGC